A window from Flexibacter flexilis DSM 6793 encodes these proteins:
- the ligA gene encoding NAD-dependent DNA ligase LigA: MSTQNIQARIAELTAQLNHYNEQYYQNSTSEVSDFEFDKLLAELHQLEQAHPQWAQPDSPTQRVGGAITKEFATVFHQYPMLSLGNTYSEAELQDFDQRIRKIIGDNFEYVCELKFDGVAISLRYENGLLTVAATRGDGVRGDDITANARTIRSIPLRVKAANLPPVFEVRGEVFMSYKTFEQINKEREDIGDSLLANPRNAASGALKMQDSALVAKRNLECYVYALMGENLPFGTHEESVKALESWGFNVSPTYRRCASIAEVMDFIHFWEKNKETLPLAIDGIVLKVNDFAQREELGFTAKSPRWAISFKYQAEAKTTRLLSVVYQVGRTGAVTPVANLEPVELAGTVVKRASIHNANEIQRLDLHLGDLVYVEKGGEIIPKITAVELSAREPNSQPVGFIDECPACQTPLVRKDGEAAHYCPNESGCPPQLKGRIEHFIQRKAMNIEGIGVETIEQLFDKGLISNPADLYHLKLEQLLGLERFAKKSAQNLLDGVQKSLQTPFERVLFGIGIRYVGATVAEKLAQFFGNIDAIAAADYETLRTAPEIGEKIAQSVVAFFADEKNRAYIEALRAVGVQLQVSDEHKLEKESDVLQGKTFVISGTFQRYERDELKAKIEANGGKVLSGVSGKLTYLLAGEKAGDSKLEKAQKLGVSVISEADFEQMIS; this comes from the coding sequence ATGAGTACGCAAAACATACAAGCCCGCATCGCGGAACTTACCGCCCAACTTAACCATTACAACGAGCAATATTACCAGAATAGCACTTCAGAAGTCTCTGATTTTGAGTTTGATAAATTGCTGGCTGAGTTGCACCAGCTCGAACAAGCGCATCCGCAATGGGCACAACCCGACTCCCCAACGCAACGCGTGGGCGGAGCTATCACCAAAGAATTTGCTACGGTTTTTCATCAATATCCCATGCTTTCGCTGGGCAACACGTATTCGGAAGCCGAGTTACAAGACTTTGACCAGCGTATTCGCAAAATCATCGGCGACAATTTCGAGTACGTGTGCGAACTCAAATTTGATGGCGTGGCCATTAGCTTGCGTTACGAAAATGGCTTGCTGACGGTGGCGGCCACACGCGGCGACGGCGTGCGTGGCGACGACATTACGGCCAATGCCCGCACGATTCGCAGTATTCCGTTGCGCGTAAAAGCGGCCAATTTGCCGCCTGTGTTTGAGGTGCGCGGCGAGGTTTTTATGTCCTACAAAACTTTTGAACAAATCAATAAAGAACGCGAAGACATCGGCGATTCGCTGTTGGCCAACCCCCGCAATGCGGCATCAGGTGCGCTCAAAATGCAAGATTCGGCACTCGTGGCCAAGCGAAATTTGGAATGTTATGTCTATGCCCTGATGGGCGAAAACCTGCCATTCGGCACGCATGAAGAATCTGTAAAGGCTTTAGAATCGTGGGGATTTAATGTTTCACCCACGTATCGCCGTTGCGCTTCTATCGCCGAAGTGATGGATTTTATTCATTTCTGGGAAAAAAATAAAGAAACTTTGCCGTTGGCAATTGATGGTATTGTACTGAAAGTCAATGATTTTGCGCAACGCGAAGAACTCGGCTTTACGGCCAAAAGTCCGCGTTGGGCTATTTCGTTCAAATACCAAGCCGAAGCCAAAACAACGCGCCTGCTCAGTGTGGTGTATCAGGTGGGGCGCACGGGAGCGGTTACGCCAGTGGCCAACCTCGAACCCGTAGAGTTGGCGGGAACGGTCGTGAAACGCGCGTCCATTCACAACGCCAACGAAATACAACGCTTGGATTTGCATTTGGGCGATTTGGTGTACGTGGAAAAAGGCGGCGAAATTATCCCCAAAATTACGGCGGTGGAACTTTCGGCACGTGAGCCAAACAGTCAGCCAGTGGGTTTTATAGACGAATGTCCCGCCTGCCAAACGCCTTTGGTGCGCAAGGACGGTGAAGCGGCGCATTATTGCCCGAATGAGTCGGGTTGTCCGCCGCAACTCAAAGGCCGCATTGAGCATTTTATCCAACGAAAGGCCATGAACATCGAAGGAATTGGCGTGGAAACCATCGAACAACTTTTTGATAAAGGCTTGATTTCCAATCCTGCGGACTTGTATCATTTGAAATTGGAACAACTGCTGGGGCTGGAACGTTTCGCCAAAAAATCTGCCCAAAACCTACTGGACGGCGTACAAAAATCGTTGCAAACACCTTTCGAGCGTGTACTTTTCGGTATCGGGATTCGGTATGTAGGCGCAACGGTGGCCGAAAAACTGGCGCAATTTTTTGGAAATATAGACGCTATCGCCGCCGCTGATTACGAAACATTGCGTACAGCTCCCGAAATTGGTGAGAAAATCGCGCAAAGTGTGGTTGCTTTTTTTGCAGACGAAAAAAACCGCGCCTACATCGAGGCTTTGCGAGCGGTTGGCGTACAGTTGCAAGTTTCCGACGAACATAAACTTGAAAAAGAAAGCGATGTGTTGCAAGGCAAAACCTTTGTTATTTCTGGTACGTTCCAACGCTACGAACGCGACGAGTTGAAAGCCAAAATCGAGGCCAATGGCGGAAAGGTGCTTTCGGGCGTGTCGGGCAAACTCACGTATCTGTTGGCAGGCGAAAAAGCAGGCGATTCTAAGTTGGAAAAAGCCCAAAAATTGGGCGTGTCTGTGATTTCGGAAGCCGATTTTGAGCAAATGATTAGCTAA
- the purB gene encoding adenylosuccinate lyase produces MSLHAISPIDGRYSRQTHELSTYFSEAALMRFRVQVEIEYFIALCQIPLPQLADFDPQHFGALRKLYTDFSENNAVAIKNIEATTNHDVKAVEYFIKKAFEDLGLHRYVEFIHFGLTSQDINNTAIPLSLQKAHVEVFKPLLQEVIAQLDTLATQWQDVPMLAHTHGQPASPTRLGKEIRVFHERLQQQLLLLEQVPFSAKFGGATGNFNAHYVAYPQHNWEEFGHNFVNNTLGLRRSRYTTQIEHYDNLAAFFDGLKRLNTILIDLDRDVWQYISMGYFKQKIKAGEVGSSAMPHKVNPIDFENSEGNLGIANAIFEHLAAKLPISRLQRDLTDSTVLRNVGVPLAHTLIALKSLQKGLGKLELNPAAIADDLENNWAVVAEAIQTILRREAYPQPYEALKALTRTGDKINATTIHAFINGLQVSDTVKAELLAITPFNYVGN; encoded by the coding sequence ATGAGCCTTCACGCCATTTCTCCCATCGACGGGCGATACAGTCGCCAGACACACGAACTATCAACCTATTTTTCGGAAGCGGCACTCATGCGTTTTCGTGTGCAAGTAGAGATAGAGTATTTTATTGCGCTGTGTCAAATTCCGTTGCCTCAATTGGCCGATTTCGACCCGCAACATTTTGGAGCATTGCGCAAGCTTTACACCGATTTTTCCGAAAACAATGCGGTTGCTATCAAAAACATTGAAGCAACCACCAACCACGACGTAAAAGCGGTGGAGTATTTTATCAAAAAAGCCTTTGAAGATTTGGGGCTGCATCGCTACGTGGAGTTTATCCATTTCGGCCTTACGTCCCAAGACATCAACAACACGGCGATTCCGCTTTCGTTGCAAAAAGCGCACGTGGAAGTTTTCAAACCTCTGTTACAGGAAGTTATCGCGCAATTGGACACGTTGGCGACACAATGGCAAGACGTACCGATGTTAGCACACACACACGGCCAACCCGCTTCGCCTACGCGTTTGGGTAAAGAAATTCGTGTGTTCCACGAACGCCTACAACAACAACTTCTTTTGTTGGAGCAAGTGCCTTTTTCGGCCAAATTCGGGGGAGCAACTGGCAATTTCAACGCGCATTATGTGGCTTATCCGCAACACAACTGGGAAGAATTTGGGCATAATTTTGTAAACAATACACTAGGCCTACGCCGCAGCCGTTACACTACCCAAATCGAGCATTACGATAATTTGGCGGCTTTTTTTGATGGCCTTAAACGCCTCAATACCATACTCATAGACCTTGACCGCGACGTATGGCAATACATTTCGATGGGTTATTTCAAACAAAAAATCAAAGCAGGAGAAGTGGGTTCGTCGGCCATGCCGCACAAAGTAAACCCCATTGATTTTGAAAACTCAGAAGGAAATTTGGGCATTGCCAATGCCATTTTTGAACATTTGGCCGCTAAGTTGCCTATTTCGCGCCTGCAACGCGACCTTACAGACTCAACGGTTTTGCGCAATGTGGGCGTTCCGTTGGCGCACACGCTTATTGCCCTAAAATCTTTGCAAAAAGGCTTAGGCAAATTGGAGCTAAACCCTGCGGCCATCGCCGACGATTTGGAAAACAATTGGGCAGTAGTGGCCGAAGCTATCCAAACCATTTTGCGCCGCGAAGCCTATCCGCAACCTTACGAGGCACTCAAAGCCCTTACGCGCACTGGCGACAAAATTAACGCAACTACCATTCACGCGTTTATCAATGGCCTGCAAGTGTCTGACACGGTGAAAGCAGAATTGTTGGCCATTACGCCATTCAATTATGTAGGTAACTGA